Proteins from a genomic interval of Liolophura sinensis isolate JHLJ2023 chromosome 3, CUHK_Ljap_v2, whole genome shotgun sequence:
- the LOC135464096 gene encoding uncharacterized protein LOC135464096: MVPESYNNSRTLTPNFISLIISGVGLCLGFLVHAVAVFLPNWLGFSGLTSLWDYSLIDSSGPDWLNATRAMEIFGFLISLLAVVLFIIILVKSSSIQHSGTPVERAVNVLLFLFMSLLFAAGLVIFIGIIILMVWHRLHIACYLSGTAGVLFLAAAGLSGTAIIDLNTNK, from the exons ATGGTGCCAGAGAGCTACAACAACTCAAGAACGCTGACTCCCAACTTTATATCCCTAATTATTTCGGGAGTGGGCTTGTGTTTGGGATTTTTAGTGCATGCTGTGGCAGTTTTCCTGCCCAATTGGCTTGGTTTCTCTGGCCTGACCTCGCTATGGGACTATTCCCTCATTGACTCGTCTGGACCCG actggTTGAATGCTACTCGAGCGATGGAAATTTTTGGTTTTCTGATATCTCTACTCGCCGTGGTTCTCTTCATCATTATTCTCGTTAAAAGTTCTTCCATTCAACATTCAGGCACACCAGTTGAGAGGGCTGTCAACGTcttgctttttcttttcatgtcaTTACTTTTTGCAGCCG GGTTGGTCATCTTCATTGGAATTATCATCCTTATGGTATGGCACAGACTTCACATAGCTTGTTATTTGTCTGGCACTGCTGGGGTACTCTTCTTGGCAGCCGCTGGACTATCTGGTACGGCCATCATTGATCTCAACACAAACAAGTAA